A window of the Pontibacillus yanchengensis genome harbors these coding sequences:
- a CDS encoding N-acetylmuramoyl-L-alanine amidase, translated as MTIFYAKRYFPLLFLLFIGIACFPSVTLAASSNAVIKVDPLNVRNGPGLTHAKIGQVHKDENYPILDEQDNWVEIQMDKNTGWVANWLVSVTNNEISKSSMKVSSTVNWLRVRDGASTSNKVIGHLQKGDQYSSTKSKGDWIQITFNDKQGWVHKDYVSMVKQASTSPSKKDIANSKIGTITVQTPSLNVRNKGSLNSKVIGSVKDGEQYPYVQEKNDWYEIKLGDGKKGWVANWLVTTSQQTTQSNADQLTLLYNATNIRGGASTDSSIVGRGSKGEVFEIIAHENDWYKINYNNKTAYVADWIVTTTPSDIEQMSNKTGTLKNKTIVIDAGHGGRDVGTIGASGMYEKNLVIKTANRLKERFELAGANVIMTRANDSYISLSARATVSNVKRADAFLSLHYNSFPQSPEAKGIGTFYYHDQHKDFARTVQNAMIQSTGLNDRKAKFGDFHVIRENRQPGLLLELGFLSNENEEKLVKTAKYQENITKGIVQGVSEYLTK; from the coding sequence ATTACCATTTTTTATGCTAAGCGATACTTTCCCCTTCTGTTCCTTCTTTTCATAGGAATTGCATGTTTTCCCAGCGTTACTCTAGCAGCATCTAGCAATGCTGTAATAAAAGTAGACCCTTTAAATGTTAGAAACGGTCCTGGGTTAACACATGCAAAGATTGGACAGGTACATAAAGACGAAAACTATCCCATCTTGGATGAACAAGATAATTGGGTAGAAATTCAGATGGATAAAAATACTGGATGGGTAGCAAATTGGTTAGTTTCTGTAACAAATAATGAAATATCCAAAAGCTCTATGAAAGTATCATCAACTGTTAACTGGTTACGAGTTCGAGATGGTGCAAGCACTTCAAACAAAGTAATCGGTCATTTGCAAAAGGGTGACCAATACAGCTCCACGAAGTCAAAAGGTGATTGGATTCAGATCACTTTTAATGACAAGCAAGGTTGGGTACACAAAGATTATGTATCTATGGTCAAACAAGCCTCCACTTCACCATCAAAGAAAGACATAGCCAATTCAAAAATTGGAACGATAACTGTACAGACTCCGTCACTAAATGTTAGAAATAAGGGAAGTCTAAACAGTAAGGTTATTGGAAGTGTTAAGGATGGAGAACAATATCCATATGTTCAAGAAAAGAATGATTGGTATGAAATCAAGCTTGGAGATGGGAAGAAAGGTTGGGTAGCCAACTGGCTCGTCACTACTTCTCAACAGACCACTCAATCTAATGCCGATCAGCTAACACTTCTCTATAATGCTACAAACATTCGTGGCGGAGCTTCAACAGACTCCTCTATCGTTGGAAGAGGTTCTAAAGGCGAAGTATTTGAAATCATAGCTCATGAAAATGACTGGTACAAAATCAATTATAATAATAAGACAGCGTATGTAGCAGATTGGATTGTTACCACAACTCCATCCGATATCGAACAAATGTCCAATAAAACAGGTACACTGAAGAATAAAACAATTGTTATCGATGCAGGGCATGGCGGAAGAGATGTTGGTACAATTGGAGCTAGTGGAATGTATGAGAAAAATTTAGTTATAAAAACAGCCAATAGATTAAAAGAACGCTTTGAACTAGCGGGCGCTAACGTTATCATGACAAGAGCAAATGATTCTTATATATCATTAAGTGCCAGAGCAACAGTGTCAAATGTTAAAAGAGCAGATGCATTTCTAAGTTTACATTACAATAGCTTCCCCCAATCACCGGAAGCGAAGGGTATTGGAACATTTTATTACCATGACCAACATAAAGATTTCGCTCGTACCGTTCAAAATGCAATGATTCAATCAACTGGATTGAATGATCGCAAAGCCAAATTCGGAGACTTTCATGTAATTAGAGAAAATCGCCAACCAGGTTTATTATTAGAATTAGGTTTTTTGTCTAATGAAAATGAAGAGAAACTTGTTAAGACAGCTAAATACCAAGAAAATATCACAAAAGGTATTGTACAAGGTGTAAGTGAGTATCTTACAAAGTAA